One segment of Cottoperca gobio chromosome 24, fCotGob3.1, whole genome shotgun sequence DNA contains the following:
- the dynlt1b gene encoding dynein light chain Tctex-type 1 has product MVAMEEYQTEEESAFVVEEVKKVTKESVEAAIGGNAYQHSRVNQWTTSVVEQCLSQLSKLGKPFKYIVTCIIMQKNGAGLQTASTCFWDNSTDGSCVVRWENKSMYCIVSVFGLAI; this is encoded by the exons ATGGTAGCAATGGAGGAGTATCAGACTGAAGAGGAG AGTGCGTTTGTCGTTGAAGAAGTGAAAAAAGTCACCAAAG AGTCAGTAGAAGCAGCCATAGGAGGAAATGCCTACCAGCACAGCCGAGTGAACCAGTGGACCACCAGTGTAGTGGAGCAGTGCCTCAGTCAACTCAGCAAGCTGGGGAAGccttttaaatatattg TAACTTGTATCATCATGCAGAAAAATGGAGCAGGTCTGCAAACAGCCAGCACATGCTTCTGGGACAACTCAACTGATG GAAGCTGTGTGGTGAGATGGGAAAACAAGTCCATGTACTGCATCGTCAGTGTTTTTGGGCTGGCCATCTAA
- the gtf2h5 gene encoding general transcription factor IIH subunit 5, translating into MVNVHKGVLVECDPAMKQFLLYLDEKMALGKKFILKDLDDTHVFILEEVVKTLQERVGELMDQNSFTVTQK; encoded by the exons ATGGTCAACGTACACAAAGGTGTCCTTGTTGAATG TGATCCTGCCATGAAACAGTTTCTCCTCTACCTTGATGAAAAAATGGCCCTGGGAAAGAAGTTTATCCTCAAGGACCTTGACGACACGCATGTCTTCATCCTGGAAGAGGTGGTCAAGACCCTCCAGGAGAGAGTCGGCGAGTTAATGGACCAGAATTCATTCACCGTCACACAGAAATAA